The Candidatus Babeliales bacterium genomic sequence CATCTTTTTTTCTACTTAAGCATATTAAAATCGAGAAATCAAGGGTGGATCCTTTCAAGCTAAAGTCTAATCAAGACTGGATCTTTTGTTGGGCGTATAAATGTTTTAATTCTTTTATCGATGTTGCGTCTTGAGCTGACTTATCCGGTCGATAGGAAACAAAGCGAGGAAACCGTAGTGCATACCCAGGATGACCTTCTGTTTTCCCAGCAGTATGTGCAGGAGATAACGTAATTTCATCAGATTTAACAACGCATACCAATTCAGGGCTTACCCAAACGTCAGGATATAAATCCTTAACGCATGAAACATTTTTAGGTTGATGCTGCAATTTTATATGCTCACATCGTTTTTTCAAATCTTTCCACTCATCATCACTCATTCCAGTTCCTACTTTAGCAACAGTTTGAAACTGCTCTTTTTCTTGGTTATAAATACCAACTAAAAATGCCCCGATGCCAAATTTTGCACGCTTACCGCGTCCTGCATAATAACCTAAAATAACACAATCAACGGTATCAATTAAAGATCCATGAGCTTCGCGTTTTAATTTAATCCAATTAAAATTTCGTTTCCCTGGTTGATAGATTGCATCTTCACGTTTGACCACCAACCCTTCAAGTCCTGCTTGAATATTAAGCAAAAAGTAATCTTCTAAATCTTGAGCCTTTGAAAATGGTTTTTCTTCTACGATCTGCAAAGCCTCACTCACTCCTCGCCCTTCAGACACGACCGAGATTTCATTCTCCCCTCTTCGTCCTCGGACTTGATCCGGGGATCCATGTGCTAAATTCCACTTCTTCAAAACATCTTGCAAAATAATGCGACGCTGCTTATGGGTATCCTCAAGCAACGATTTACCATCAAGGTATAAAATATCGAACAAATACAGTCGCAAGGGCATATCAATACTCATCTGCTCAACATCATGTTTTCTTTTTCGTTTAACCGTTTCTTGAAAAGGTAGAAAAGACTCCGTTTCTTCATCGTACACAATTGCTTCACCTTCACAGATCAAGCTGTGGA encodes the following:
- a CDS encoding ATP-dependent DNA ligase; amino-acid sequence: MKFIEVAQAFQNLEQEPSRIGMTKILAKLFAQSSKSEIQIISYLSQGSLFPPYQDVQFQIAQKGMVSIIAELAGKSDATIQKDFKELGDIGLVVQKEWTRSECELTVHQVYEQLLEIARISGTGSTEKKGIHVRKLLKQVDSLSAKFIVRIVAKTLRLGFSDMTVLDALSWMDTGDKSLSKDLEAAYNVCADLGLVAHTMKEEGIKGIRSMHIKVGIPIRPAAAERLTSAKAVIERLGHCVAQPKLDGFRVQVHVKKTETKTDVHFFSRNMLDMSDMFPDLKKMVSQLPVHSLICEGEAIVYDEETESFLPFQETVKRKRKHDVEQMSIDMPLRLYLFDILYLDGKSLLEDTHKQRRIILQDVLKKWNLAHGSPDQVRGRRGENEISVVSEGRGVSEALQIVEEKPFSKAQDLEDYFLLNIQAGLEGLVVKREDAIYQPGKRNFNWIKLKREAHGSLIDTVDCVILGYYAGRGKRAKFGIGAFLVGIYNQEKEQFQTVAKVGTGMSDDEWKDLKKRCEHIKLQHQPKNVSCVKDLYPDVWVSPELVCVVKSDEITLSPAHTAGKTEGHPGYALRFPRFVSYRPDKSAQDATSIKELKHLYAQQKIQS